In a genomic window of Thiosocius teredinicola:
- a CDS encoding DUF5076 domain-containing protein, whose protein sequence is MHELPIPPENDGDDQATEMARVWLGNGTCNISLLLGMYEDADDCDVDELWAWGNILSDIAQHIANGLKQSHG, encoded by the coding sequence ATGCATGAATTACCAATACCACCTGAAAACGATGGCGATGATCAAGCAACTGAAATGGCCAGAGTTTGGCTTGGAAACGGAACCTGTAATATTTCTTTATTGTTAGGAATGTACGAGGATGCCGATGATTGCGATGTCGATGAACTATGGGCGTGGGGAAACATACTAAGCGACATTGCGCAACATATCGCAAATGGCTTAAAGCAAAGTCATGGGTGA
- a CDS encoding DUF7674 family protein, producing MKDSIAAPNELVDRLIALFPRFFEEWNGGEEYGYEDGDFSYHSVISTFAPLSAEYLNESQPKKTKAFSELLNYAVENGGALENAVSTCLLEHASQLGIRGTLLPYLCPKARQELR from the coding sequence ATGAAGGATTCAATCGCAGCGCCCAACGAATTGGTAGATCGTCTTATTGCGCTATTCCCGAGGTTTTTCGAAGAATGGAATGGCGGAGAGGAGTATGGCTACGAAGATGGGGACTTTTCCTATCATTCGGTGATTAGCACGTTCGCCCCTCTGAGTGCAGAGTATCTGAACGAAAGTCAGCCGAAGAAAACCAAAGCATTTTCGGAGCTTTTGAATTATGCGGTCGAAAACGGTGGTGCGTTAGAAAACGCTGTTTCAACTTGCCTGCTCGAACATGCTTCACAGCTGGGAATACGAGGTACGCTCTTGCCTTATCTCTGTCCCAAGGCGCGTCAAGAGCTTCGATAA
- a CDS encoding sterol desaturase family protein, producing the protein MEVVVYIVIFLVFVAIFTREVVAPASKATCDNRWLILAASINILQMSAAIGAGYVFADVFAGNSIWHLESSFHPTIAGALTFLVASLVAYWWHRAMHASDRLWRIFHQLHHSPSRIEALTAFFAHPFDSIAATLITSCVAYLIFGFSGSAVAWAILYVSLFNLYIHSDTKSPPWVGYVVQRPEMHRVHHQLNHHANNYGLPLWDLVFGTWANPATYIDRCGFEEGRSERVYEMLMGKDVNT; encoded by the coding sequence ATGGAAGTTGTAGTTTATATCGTAATATTTCTGGTTTTCGTGGCGATCTTTACGCGCGAAGTAGTTGCACCGGCTTCGAAGGCAACGTGCGACAACCGATGGCTTATCTTGGCTGCATCGATCAACATTCTCCAGATGTCTGCGGCAATTGGGGCAGGCTACGTTTTCGCGGATGTTTTCGCAGGGAACTCGATCTGGCACCTTGAATCGTCGTTTCACCCCACAATCGCCGGTGCGCTCACATTCCTGGTGGCGAGTCTTGTTGCCTACTGGTGGCACCGTGCCATGCACGCATCAGATCGCCTTTGGCGAATCTTCCATCAACTACATCACAGCCCATCTCGGATTGAAGCGCTGACCGCTTTTTTTGCCCATCCGTTCGATTCCATCGCTGCAACTCTTATTACTAGCTGCGTGGCATACCTGATCTTCGGCTTTTCTGGCTCCGCCGTGGCTTGGGCCATTCTCTATGTAAGCTTGTTTAATCTGTATATTCATTCGGACACGAAATCGCCGCCATGGGTGGGCTATGTCGTTCAACGGCCCGAGATGCACCGGGTACACCATCAATTGAACCATCACGCAAACAACTATGGCCTACCGCTATGGGATTTGGTCTTTGGTACATGGGCGAATCCGGCAACCTACATTGACAGATGCGGTTTCGAGGAAGGTCGGTCAGAACGTGTTTACGAAATGCTGATGGGAAAAGATGTCAACACATGA